A region of the Ranitomeya variabilis isolate aRanVar5 chromosome 5, aRanVar5.hap1, whole genome shotgun sequence genome:
CTGGAACGACAGCGGCCGCAGCGAGCTTCAATAGCTGGAACGACAGCGGCCGCGGCGAGCTTCAATAGCTGGATCCACATTGGCCGCGGCAAGCTTCAATAGCTGGATCCACATTGGCCGCGGCGAGCTTCAATAGCTGGATCCACATTGGCCGCGGCGAGCTTCAATAGCTGGATCCACATTGGCCGCGGCGAGCTTCAATAGCTGGAACTACATTGGCCATGGCGAGCCTCAATAGCTGGAACGACAGCGGCCGCGGCGAGCTTCAATAGCTGGATCCACATTGGCCGCGGCGAGCTTCAATAGCTGGATCCACATTGGCCGCGGCGAGCTTCAATAGCTGGATCCACATTGGCCGCGGCGAGCTTCAATAGCTGGATCCACATTGGCCGCGGCGAGCTTCAATAGCTGGATCCACATTGGCCGCGGCGAGCTTCAATAGCTGGATCCACATTGGCCGCGGCGAGCTTCAATAGCTGGAACTACATTGGCCATGGCGAGCCTCAATAGCTGGAACGACAGCGGCCGCGGCAAGCTTCAATAGCTGGATCCACATTAGCCGCGGCGAGCTTCAATAGCTAGATCCACATTGGCCGCGGCGAGCTTCAATAGCTGGATCCACATTGGCCGCGGCGAGCTTCAATAGCTGGATCCACATTGGCCGCGGCGAGCTTCAATAGCTGGATCCACATTGGCCGCGGCGAGCTTCAATAGCTGGATCCACATTGGCCGCGGCGAGCTTCAATAGCTGGATCCACATTGGCCGCGGCGAGCTTCAATAGCTGGAACTACATTGGCCATGGCGAGCTTCAATAGCTGGAACTACGGCGGCCGCGGCAAGCTTCAATAGCTGTAGTTAAAGCACTTCAATGCCCCTGTGAATCATTGTTGGTGGCAATGCCAACGGTGACCAACTTCCACTAACATCGTAACCAATGGGTAGTTATGGCAGCCAGGGACATGTTAACGGTACCCGTCACCACCATCTTCGTCCTCTGTGTCCGTATAAGTAAGTCCGATCTGTCAAAATATGAATTGTAATCGACGGGTAAATGATCTAACTACAAAACAGACTTGACTTGCATAATTTCACCACCCTtaagaaataaagaaataaaaacaaaagtgcgagacttaaaaaatgtaaataaaaacaacCTGATAATACTGCTTTTTGAGATAATGCACTTCTGCTCCGTTCATTCTCTGTGACTGCAGGAAATAGACTATTATTGTTCTTGActctccagcagttctttcaaattTGAAGAATTGTTACCCCACTCCTGTTCTTGCGTTTTTTTCTTTCTTGGTACATTGGTTTAGTTTCTTCCTGCACCCTCTTCCTGCTCCAGCTACATATCAATCATGTCATTAGCTCTGTAAATTATGtacatgcactttataattgggctATGGGCAACCATGCAGTTTGATTGTGATTTGGGGGGTCGAATCTACAGTCATATGTTCAGCCATTTGGATTGAACACTCCACTTTGCCCCTTATGAAAGCTCTACACCGGATGCATTCATTTGATTGTCAGCATGCTACTATATGTTCTACCTTCTTGAAAAATTACGTTTTTTAATACAATTCATTAAAAATGTAATCTTTTAAATGATCTTTTAAAATGGACCCTCTTTCCCCTAAACATCTATTTATTTAAGGTAGGTGTTATATCTAGTTTGGAGGTAATTTTTgccttttaaaatattttttggaCTGTGTTTCAAAATCCTGTCTAGTGTCTGTGAGCGAGCAGAAGGCCATGCGATAAGTCTGCACTCTAAATGCTGTTATTGGTCAGCTCTTAGCAGCTGCCGTACTCTGCGTCACACTAGAGATCTACATCCATTTAGCGTGTctaagcgattcactacctcttcaTTCACAACACCTTAGCTCTACATATTTAACATCGGCCACTTTGCTTTCCCCATAGGTCTCGCTCCTCACTAGGACACTCTCGATCTCATTGGGGCCAAAGTTCAAGTTCACAATCTGGAAGGTCCCAGGAGCACCGGAGTCGCAGTAGAGTTTCCACTGTGATTCAGCCTCTCAGGCAAAATGCAACTGAAGTTGTGGACCTTACTGTAGATGAAGATGGTATGTGTACCCTGCCTGTGTAGATGGCGAGTCAAAATCCCAGGTTCCGAATGCATATGTTGGTGACCACTGATGGCTTTGCAGGACGGCTATGGGCTTCTATATACATGTAGGGTGTGTGTCTAATGTATGTATACATTGTTTTTATAACACAGATCCTACAGTTGTGCCAACTACCTCTGGCAGAACAGAGTCTCAGCCTGTCAGCACTGTTTCCAGTGACTCGTCTACCTCAGAGCCGGCCTCTGATGCTGTTTCTGGACCCTTGGTGGGTCAGACATCGATTCCCGATGCTCCTGCTGTCCCACCAAGTAACAGTACAACAGGTGTGACTGCAGGTAAGTTTCCTGCCCAGCAGTATTGGATTCTATACTGGCGtagcattatttatttatttatttttaatggttaACAATCTGAGATATAGAACAGACCCCAAAAAGCCGTGTGAGAGCTCCACTGTTATCGGGCAGCGTATAGTAGCGTTTAGTAGTTTTTCCAATTGGGAATGTAATTCTTCATGAATTGTAGCTCAAAACCTATGCAGGGGTCTTAATATACACATTTAAATGTAGATTGTGTTGTGACCCCCTCCAGATGGTCATTCTCTGTATATTAACCCTTAACTTACTGTGACCGTGTACTATGTTGCTGAATGCAGCCAATCTGAACACTGCTTTTATCTGCAAACCTGCTCCAGTTCAGGCTCCTTGCgcttctgctcctcacttctgtcaTATGACATTTTCCCACGGAGTGGGGTGAATGTGTGGGAAATGGTTCATCATAGGGTAAAGGGTAGAGAATCGCTAGCCTACTGCCCCTGGTACTCAGTAGGGGGGTCAGACTGACTGGTCACTGAATGCCACCTCTGGGTGCCAGGACTGAGCAGGGAGGTTACAGCTATCCACATGTAGGTAAGTTACACTTTCCTCCCTGAACTACATGAATATTGACCAGTCCAAGTATTAGTAATGCACTCCAAGTGCAGCGGGGGCTTCATAACCACCTTAATGAGAACTACTTCTATTAAGTGATCTTTGCACTGAGACCTAACGCCTAGTGGCTGAGTAGCTAATCTACTGTACAGAATGTACCAGATTCTTTCTACATGCCTGAGAACCATGAAGCCAACAACCGGTTTCCTGCTGTAGCCATCTCCTTGGGATGTGCCAGATCCAAAGTTGTGGGCGTCACTTCATATATCAGTTATCTTGGATGTTAGAAATCCTTCTATATGTCCTTACTCTGATCCTTGTGTGCAGTGAGCACTCGTGCCTGAACAACTAACTACGAAGCTGCCAGATGGACTTCGACTTATAGCACCGACTAGATCTTTTCAGGAAAGTCTCCAGGGAAATGTATGAAAGGCGATTTGTGCACATGTAAACCATCTAATTACTGGATTACATCTGTGCTTTCTGTGATGGGCTTGTTAATGTGGCTATACCATTAGCTGTTGGCAGGACTGGGGTAGAGGTTAGGATCCTTAGGATGTCTGACAGCGGAATATTCCCTTCTCCCGGTTTAGAACACTTCCATACGCACGGCTTAGCTGAGCGTATGTGTAGAGCGTTGGACAGCCATATTCCCTTACTATTTAATGTTCATAATTGCATTAATTCAGCAATCACATTCATTTTCGATAGAGGGGCACCTGAGTTTAAACATTTTTAGTAGCTTTCCACTCCAAGGAAACAAAGGGTTGGTCCTGTTCTCTTTGGCACTGAATCTTGAGAGAGGGCCCCTGTGTTCTCTGAGAAGACTGTCTATGAgaagcttgaaaaaggctcagtgtgagccgaaacgtcgcacagagatgtgggctgaataaatcctACTTTCTTCACCTTGAGAAgtgtttggagtgctgccttcttttgctttttctatatatatatatatataatatatatatatatatatatatatatatatatatatatatatatatatatatatatatatatatatatatatatatatatatatatatatatatattttcattgtttccatggtgctgtacatgagaaggggttacatacaagttacagatatcacttacagtagacaaacttacaatgacagactgatacagaggggcgaggacccttgcGGGCTtgtattctgcaggattatggggaaggagacagtaggttggggggtttcaggagctccggtgttggtgaggcgataactccagtagtgatgaggaggcagcggggtcagtgcaggctgtaggctttcctgaagaggtgggttttcaggttctgtctgaaggatctgaatgtggtggataaccggacgtgttggggcagagaattccagaggatgggggatattcgggagaagtcttggaggcgattggatgaggagcgaataagtgtggaggagagaaggaggtcttgggaggaccggagattacgtgagggaagatatatggagattagttcagagatatatggaggagacaggttatggatggccttgtaggtcagtattagtaatttgaactggatacgctgagggaatgggagccagtgaagagatttgcagaggggggaagcgggggagtagcgaggagagcgatggattagttgggcagcagagttaaggatggactggagaggtgcaagggtgttagcagagaggccgcagaaaaggatgttgcagtagtcaaggcgggagatgatgagggcatgcacaagcattttagtagagtaggagatatttttgagctggaggcgacaggaggtggaaagagcttggatgtgcggtttgaaggacagggcagagtcgaaggttactccgaggcagcggatatatagatttctttttttgtttgtttgttctttttATAGAGAACTACTAGAGAAACTGATTTTAAAGGGATCTGGGTGTGGTCGGTTGCCCAcccctattgaagtctatggaaaatacATCAAATAGCCTTCTGCTTTTCTCCTATTTTACAATCTGTTTTTTTGCCTGCTggatctgtgtatatatatatatatatatatatttgtctaagggtttttccttctgtcctggaaatcccgcgtctctgattggtcgaggcctggtggcctcgaccaatcagcgacgggcacagcatggcgacgatgtcataaaggttgcctcgaccaatcagcgatgggcacagtatgccgcaaattctggaatcatcattgtccatatactacggggacatgcatattctagaatacctgatgcattagtatcgggccacagtctagtgtccAATAATCATCTTTTTGAAGTGGATCCAGCCGCAATCTGGTATCTTTGCAAGCCGATTTCCAAAAGCTGACTACTGTACATGTGAACGGTCATCCAGCTAACACAAAAGCGATCCATTTCAAATAGAATGAAAACTGATGGCTAGTTAATGGATCCGTTtttcatagacttcaatgttaaaaactgATCCAGTTGCAATCAGTTTTTTGAGCCAGGCTAAAGTTGTCTGTACATAATAAATAAATGTCTCTAAGTGACAAATTTCAATGCAGTGTGAGATGCTATAGAGAATTAGCTTTGACTTTTATATTGTAATTCCATTTTGTAGATGAGACCAGAAGGACTACTGGCACAACTGCTGATGGTGGCCCCCCAGCAATGCCACGATTACCATCTTGTTGCCCAGAGCATTCTCCCTGTGGTGGTTCAtctcagaatccccacgtcctaggACATACTCATTCAAGCTGTTATCCAACGCACAGTCACCACTTTCCAcatcaccatcaccaccaccatctcgGTTCTCACCCCTCCGTTCCCTTGTCTCCCTCCTTCACGGATGCACACTGTCCCGTGGAAAGAAATGCCCCTGTGCCCCCACCTTGTGGAGCAGCGGGCGGCTCTTCATCCTCGTACCACGACCCGGTAAGAATCCTCAAGATTATCATACGGTTCAATTTCTTTTGGTCTGTTCTCTATTTCAATATTAGATGTGATTTGAATAATGGAAGAATGGCTAAAATTATATAGAAGATGGTAACTTTCCAAATATAATAGAACCTACTGTTTATGTAAAATAGCATTGTTATTGTTACAGCACTAGGAAAGTTGTctagtgtgtttgtttgtttttcttttctatcaCTACCTTTCAATGCTGTAGACTTAGAAcctatttatatattatttatttgttATACTATGCAGGTAGATTTTTATTTCCTGCCTCTGCAGACTCAGAACTTTGTTCTTATCTATACCATTCATGTTACAGCAAGCCTTGCCTGTGGATCTGAGCAATAATGGTATAAGAAGCCATGGAAGTGTTAGCTTTCATAGCACCTCTGCTTTTGACCCTTGCTGTCCTGGTTCATCTTCACGATCTTCAGTTTATGGACATCAGTCGACTGCCAATACAGCCCAAACTATGGCTATTGATGGCTATGGACCTAGCTTGGTGGCTCAGACACAACCGCCTCCCCAGACTTCTCTCTCCTCCTGTCGGCATTTTATGCATGCCCCATGTAGGTATTGAATGCTTTGACTGCTGGTTTTGCAGACCTACTGTTTACTTTTTTTCTTGTCTTGCTAAACTTTCTTAAGCTTTTTCTACCAAAGTCAAAAATAGATACTGTGGGATGGCCTGCACCAGGTAAAGGAAATGTACACCAGCCACGAGCTGGCATAGGTTCCTTGTCCGTGGTTCAGGTCAGTAGTCTCTGGCCATTGACAGGAGCTGCATACATTCTCTTAGCCTCCAGGATCCCAGGCTCAGCTTATGTTTAGCCGGACTGAAAAGTATTATCTGTGCAGACAGAGACTTCTGACTTTGTACCATGGACTGGCGGTGAGAGGTGACCCGCTCCTCTCTAGAAACAATGATCTCATGAACATACCCTAACAAAAGATAAGCTTGTAGACACCATTGCAGTTTCCATAATCTTTGATTTGATTTTTCTCCTTGATTTGTCTTCCTTTCAAGCATCTTTTCTCAGATGCATTCTATCTACTTGGATATACTTGGTACTGGTTTGCTAGGAGTCATGTTTCCATTAGATTCCATTAGAATAATACTTACTCTAGAAGGGTGTGCACTTTGTTTAATGCAAATCTTATTGTTTTCATTTTTGCAGATGCATCCCTTTCAAGACCTCTCCACCATCAAACCTCTGCCTGTCCTCATTCACATGCCAATCCTCCTCCCCAGCTACCGCCGCCACCACCCCCTCCACCGCCTCCTCAGATGGACTATGTGATTGCTCACGCAGTGCCCCCTTTCCATCCATCACTCCCTAGCCTTTCGTCCACACATCCTGTTCCTCCACCGCCACCATCCCATCACTTTACAAGTGCTACTGCCCAATTGCCTCAGCATCTTACCACCTCTCATCAGTCCATGGCCCATCATATGACTGCAACAGCACCTGCAACACAGAGGCTACACCCTCATGAAGTTATCCAGAGAATGGAAGTTCAAAGGCGACGCCTGATACAACATCCAACGTAAGCCAGTTTTATAGTTTCATATTCTTTTAATATGCCTACTTTACTGGTAAGCttctcattttattttattttggtctGCTTTCTAGACGTGCCCATGAACGTCCACCTCCACATCCGCACAGAATGCATCCAAACTATGGCCATGGACGCCATATTCATGTGCCACAAACCATGTCTTCTCTTCCCAGGCAAGCTTCTGAACGGTCAGCTTGGTAAGTAGTCTGAATATGAGGTGTACAGGCTTATAAAACTGTGGGATTATGTCTACGCAGAGCAGAAATGGAAATTCACTATCGCCTTAACACTCCATGGCTGATGTGTCTAGGAGCATATCTGGGTGGGGtgtaggctcaggagctgagcctgatcCACACAGGGCAGGTGGTGGCTGTGTGATTGTAGCTGGCATTTCCTCTAACGGCAGCACTTGGCACTAGCGATATTAACCTAGTGACTGCTGATGTCAATCAATGACCACACCATTTAAATGCCACGATCCTTACCTGCGTGTTCATTTGGGGCCCATTGCATGCATAACCACCGCCTACTTCTCGCAACGCAATTGTGGGGTACTGATGAATTACCGCGGCTGCCGGGTGCCTCTTGTGTTTATTCTGTGACATCAAGCCACAGGTTCAGATTTTTTATTTCTACATGTCTCAATACTATAGCACTGCAGTACATGGTAGAGGTGCTCAAACGGACGCAAGTTTAAGTTccccatatgtgtgtgtgtgtagatagattattttttatttattttttttagaaaaaaagcctttaaaaTATGAATCACCTCATTGTTCCCTGTTAAACACACAATGCAAAAAAACCACAtttggtgtaaaggtaccttcacactaaacgactttgcaacgataacgatagcgatccgtgacgttgcagcgtcctggatagcgatctcgttgtgtttgacacgcagcagcgatctggatcctgctgtgatagcgctggtcgttgctgaaagtccagaactttatttggtcgtcagatcggcgtgtatcgtcgtgtttcacagcaaaagcaacgatgccagcaatgttttacaatggtaaccatcgggttactaagcgcagggccgcgcttagtaacccgatatttaccctggttaccattgtaaaagtaagaaaaacacagtacatactcaccctctgatgtccgccaggtccctagccgtctgcttcccgcactgactgtgagcgccggccggccgtaaagcacagcacagcggtgacgtcaccgctgtgctctgcttttactttacggccggcgctcacagtcagtgcgggaagcagacggctagggacctgacggacatcagaaggtgagtatgtactgtgtttttcttacttttacaatggtaaccagggtaaatatcgggttactaagcgcggccctgcgcttagtaacccgatggttacccggggacctcggcatcgttggtcgctggagagcggtctgtgtgacagctctccagcgaccacacagcgacgctgcagcgatcagcatcgttgtcgattatcgctgcagcgtcgcttaatgtgacggtaccttaagagcatCCATAAAAGATCGATCTATCAAGATTCTAACAATTGTTTATCCCATAAGGTTGATGATGTTGtaaagaaaatagtaaaaaaaaaattcttttttttttttttttggtcacgaATTTCACAAAATGGTATATATTTACAGAAAGTTATGGCTTTTTGAGAATTCAAAAGTTGACTCTAATCTTAGGGGGTTAAGGGGGAACCTGTTAAAAAGGAGTGGTATGGCTACAGCTGCATAGGTGCTTGTACTCCCACGAATAATAACTTTTTGTGAAGATCCGTGTGTCAGTAATGCATAAGTTAGTATAGAAGCCATAGGCAAATAAGGCTGAGTGCATCGGGAGGGTCCTTGACTTGAGACTGCTTCAAGTGCATTGACGCATAGTATTGGGCAATAAGCCACTAATCCTGTATGTAAAATGTATCAACATGTTCCACTCGCGtttaaaataattattttgatAAACTTGTGGAGGtgggcttttttttgggggggtggggtggtctcctTTTTTACATTTGACCTTCTCTCCATAATTCCACAGATTTAGTTGATCTTGAAAATCGGACAGTAAGATAGCTTGCCATTTTATAACTGTCAGCAACTCTGACCGGGGAAAGAACCCAATATTTTACTTCTCTTCAGACTTCATTAATACAGAGTTGTTTCCCTTATTTAGATCTTTTGTTTGCCTCATGTTAGGGTTTTAAATGAGACAGACAAATGAACTTTGAATGGGTATTTTCAACAAATTATTAAAAACATCTGATTATTTTGGCAGTCATGCAGAAGAGTAAGACCAAACTCCCTTTGAACTCCACATTAGTCATATATGCCTATGAGGAAGTTGTCTCTGCCTGGAAACCTGGTGGTCGTTCTGGGTATTGCAACCTGAACACGGGCCTTGTACAATTACACAAAAGTGGATGACCTGTTACTCATCTAGATGCTGCCAAAGAAATCTGATTATGTTCCAAATTTTTCTTTGTGGCTTTCAcccattaggccacgttcacaccacagtattttggtcagtatttgaaAGCCTAAAACTGGAGACTTtgaaaaaaatgcagaagtggtgacatgtttctattgtaCACTTTCATTGGTTTTCtagcctggttttggcttacaaatactggtgtgaaatactgattgtgtgaatgtggcctaagaatATATTTGGTAAAATCTGCTGTAGGTGtcctgagtagagatgagtgaatatgttctgCTCCCTCCTTATACAGTAAGGTATAGCGCTTacctaataagctgcagagggaacccagctacCTGGATCGCtacggctgatcagctgtttgcctcctcagctgcatgtgtcgtggccgaGTGACAGTTACAACACATGCATGGCCAGCCCAaccaacaggctctccatgcatgtgctgtgacagtgacacagccaccacacatgcagctgcggagccggacagctgatcagccataGCGATCCAGGTATcctggttccctctgcagcttattaggtAAGCGCTATACCTTACTGAATAAGAAGGgacccgaacatattcgctcatctctagtcctgagGACAGGAACATGTgaaattaaagggagtctgtcagaagGATTGACTGACAGCTCTGACTTTGTAGCCAAACCAGTGAGCTGTCAGTCAAGAAGAGGAGATGTGTAGCTGGGTAGGGTATAGAGCCTGGAGGGCAATGGCTTGGGAGGTGCTTTGACACTCCTGGAGCACTTTAcctacttttttaacttttttttttttttttcttcttctgagaGACTGGGGTTCATCGAAAATAAATAAAATCTggtcaaaaactggccacttttgacctggagaTGTGTCCTCATTTATGTATTTTTAGACTAATTGTAGTATGTGcacacagatgtgatgttgtggtcCTATTTCACAGTTTATGGTACCAAGGACATAAATGGATTTCTTCTATTTAAATCCTGCAGGGAGATAGCAATTGAAACTGGAGTGACTGGAGCACCCTACCAAACCAGTCCCTTACATCCCCACTTATCTCACTACCATACTCCTCCGAGGCTTCACCACTTACAGCTCGGAGCCCTCCCCTTAATGGTAAGATCTGTTCACTGTGGGTATATATAATGCAAGAATTATTAGGTGCTTTATACATCAAACTTACAGCTTCTGTCAGACTTCCTATGTACTGCATTTCTGTGTCATGCTTGTAAATGGTCCTGTATCCTCAGGCTAATACTATTACTACTGTTTTTCACCTAGGAAATTAAATTTGACATATATTTGTTTTAAAGGAGTTTTCTCAGCATCATAAATGGGGAAAAATTGCAGCTTACATgtcaaaacaagcaactttgcaatttacttgttaaTGAAGTTGTCCACTACCCGGACAGCACCTTCTAAGTCCCCATCTTTCCTTCTTGTAAAATAACCCTTTCATACTCCATTTCCCGAGCTGTTCATGAGGCGTCAACACGGTGTCTCCCAGGGATTGTGTAACATTGTCTCGCAGTCCCTGTGGCCAATCTTCTCTAGTGTCACTCTCCCCTTCTTCGGATGCATCATATACATCTGGAGAAAATGAAGGCCACAACTCGCTTTCtccagatgtatgtgatttgtGCGAAGAATAATGTTAAGACTACTTTAGTAATACTTTTGTATTGGACCAATAGGAGAGCAGTATGTCAACAATGTCATGGGCATAGATTCATTGTTGTTTAGCTATACCATTGCCATGTGTATGTCAATGTGTGATGGCCATCAAGGAACGAGACGGCTCAGTTGGTCATGACATATGCTGTCAACATTACATGGCCAAATCCACGTGCCCATGTATAAAACATCCTTGTGCTGTCCGTCCACATCATCGTTGGATTCATTGAAATGTACaccggcatgtaaaagtttgggcacctttggtCAAAATTCCAGTTgttgtgaacagtttagcaagttaaaaatgatctctaaaaggcctaaaattaaagatgacacaattccttttgtattttaggcaaaaaaggtttactttttacatttcaaaaattacgaaaaggaaaatgggctCATGATTAGCACCTAGTtaaaccttcccccccccccccccctttttttttttttgcttgtgggATTTTCAGCCATTCTCCCTTGGAAAATTgttacagttctgtgagattccgggGTCATCTTGCATGAACTATTTTGATGTCTGGCCACAGTTTTTCGATGTTCACATCATCTTTTgagatagtctattgtggattttgacgtgtgtttaggatcattatccatttgtagaagtcttcctcttttcaacttcagcttttttttaattttttttaacagattGTTTCCATCATgattttgttgaaatttaattgaattccGTTCTTCTGTCGAGatgttcctgaaattctgtgcccttttttctccacacataccattgatcattgtggccaaagagttctattttacccTCATTGGTCCGCAggccttgtttccaaaatgcatcgggCTTGTTTAGacattcttttgcatacttctgactgaaTTTTATGCTGAAGACACAGGAtaggttttcttctaatgactcttccataaaggccatatttgtgcaggtgtctctgaacagtagaacaatgtaccacaactccagagtctgctaaatctttttgaaggtcttttgcagtcgagcggaggttctgatttgccttttcTGCAATCCTGCAAGCAGCTCACTGAAATTTTTCttcatcttccagaccttatcttcacCTCTACTGTTcatggtaactgccatttcttaaatacatttcgaactgaggaaagggcagtttgaaaacactttgctatcttcttacagtcttctcctgctttgtgggcctccactgtTTTCatagtgccaggcagctgcttagaagaacccatggctgctgttttttggcacaaggttagaggaggctgggtttttatgaagtctgaaaccttgatcaaagttatctgagcacacacatttccaagggtgcccaaacttttgtattggcccatttttcctttttgtaatttctaaattgtaaaatattatatattttttttcttctttttttttttcataaaatacaaagaaaaaatgtcatctttaactttag
Encoded here:
- the RNF111 gene encoding E3 ubiquitin-protein ligase Arkadia isoform X2, producing the protein MKREVPTDAPKIPENLKGVLLNPKCAGAARTFPADVDMISSKVGNEFTHCYGDSTKQQRNLNSGGTDQEKGLVRKKRKSQQAGPSFTQSCAVKENQRLLELRLEPQSDDDNDSSFSDCVSSPSSSSHFGDSDTMTSDEDKDNPRRFSPAGVNPTNRSPSARAQKWPRPPSDSVPMLMKRPCYQVSSLRRPVHRKTFMKKGSTQRTQKQKERILMQRKKREVLARQKYALLPSSSSSSENDLSSESASSSSTEGEDIFVSPGENHQNGTTIPSGSIDEDVVVIEASSTPQVPGNNEEINVTSTDSEVEIVTVGESYRSRSSLGHSRSHWGQSSSSQSGRSQEHRSRSRVSTVIQPLRQNATEVVDLTVDEDDPTVVPTTSGRTESQPVSTVSSDSSTSEPASDAVSGPLVGQTSIPDAPAVPPSNSTTGVTADETRRTTGTTADGGPPAMPRLPSCCPEHSPCGGSSQNPHVLGHTHSSCYPTHSHHFPHHHHHHHLGSHPSVPLSPSFTDAHCPVERNAPVPPPCGAAGGSSSSYHDPQALPVDLSNNGIRSHGSVSFHSTSAFDPCCPGSSSRSSVYGHQSTANTAQTMAIDGYGPSLVAQTQPPPQTSLSSCRHFMHAPYASLSRPLHHQTSACPHSHANPPPQLPPPPPPPPPPQMDYVIAHAVPPFHPSLPSLSSTHPVPPPPPSHHFTSATAQLPQHLTTSHQSMAHHMTATAPATQRLHPHEVIQRMEVQRRRLIQHPTRAHERPPPHPHRMHPNYGHGRHIHVPQTMSSLPRQASERSAWEIAIETGVTGAPYQTSPLHPHLSHYHTPPRLHHLQLGALPLMVPDMAGYPHIRYISSGLDGRSFRVPFRGNFEELIHLEERLGNVNRGASQGTIERCTYPHKYKKVSTDWFSQRKLHGKQDGEEATEEDTEEKCTICLSILEEGEDVRRLPCMHLFHQVCVDQWLITNKKCPICRVDIEAQLSTDS
- the RNF111 gene encoding E3 ubiquitin-protein ligase Arkadia isoform X6, with protein sequence MKREVPTDAPKIPENLKGVLLNPKCAGAARTFPADVDMISSKVGNEFTHCYGDSTKQQRNLNSGGTDQEKGLVRKKRKSQQAGPSFTQSCAVKENQRLLELRLEPQSDDDNDSSFSDCVSSPSSSSHFGDSDTMTSDEDKDNPRRFSPAGVNPTNRSPSARAQKWPRPPSDSVPMLMKRPCYQVSSLRRPVHRKTFMKKGSTQRTQKQKERILMQRKKREVLARQKYALLPSSSSSSENDLSSESASSSSTEGEDIFVSPGENHQNGTTIPSGSIDEDVVVIEASSTPQVPGNNEEINVTSTDSEVEIVTVGESYRSRSSLGHSRSHWGQSSSSQSGRSQEHRSRSRVSTVIQPLRQNATEVVDLTVDEDDPTVVPTTSGRTESQPVSTVSSDSSTSEPASDAVSGPLVGQTSIPDAPAVPPSNSTTGVTADETRRTTGTTADGGPPAMPRLPSCCPEHSPCGGSSQNPHVLGHTHSSCYPTHSHHFPHHHHHHHLGSHPSVPLSPSFTDAHCPVERNAPVPPPCGAAGGSSSSYHDPQALPVDLSNNGIRSHGSVSFHSTSAFDPCCPGSSSRSSVYGHQSTANTAQTMAIDGYGPSLVAQTQPPPQTSLSSCRHFMHAPYASLSRPLHHQTSACPHSHANPPPQLPPPPPPPPPPQMDYVIAHAVPPFHPSLPSLSSTHPVPPPPPSHHFTSATAQLPQHLTTSHQSMAHHMTATAPATQRLHPHEVIQRMEVQRRRLIQHPTRAHERPPPHPHRMHPNYGHGRHIHVPQTMSSLPRQASERSAWEIAIETGVTGAPYQTSPLHPHLSHYHTPPRLHHLQLGALPLMELIHLEERLGNVNRGASQGTIERCTYPHKYKKVSTDWFSQRKLHGKQDGEEATEEDTEEKCTICLSILEEGEDVRRLPCMHLFHQVCVDQWLITNKKCPICRVDIEAQLSTDS